One segment of Bradyrhizobium sp. CB2312 DNA contains the following:
- a CDS encoding NAD-dependent malic enzyme, producing MNRPARVSAHSTSSDTAHGMTLLRDPLLNKGTAFTEAERAALGLRGLLPPCVLTMETQAERVLTNLRTLPTDLEKYVALNALHDRNEALFFRVVVDNIDEIQPIIYTPTVGLACQKYGLIFQRPRGMFISSRDRGQIAEILKNWPYPAKLIVVTDGERILGLGDLGANGMGIPVGKLSLYSACAGVHPEQCLPIVLDVGTNNEELLNDPYYIGLRERRLTGEAYDSFVDEFMQAARKTFPGVLIQFEDFANHSAFKLLHKYRDEACVFNDDIQGTAAVALAGLFSALRVSGGKLKDQRILFLGAGEAATGIADLVVSAMMAEGASEAEALRRNWLVDSRGLVVGGRDGLHGHKLRYAHTGQAPIVDFLTAIKTLKPTAIIGVAAVGGAFTPDVLKAMAALNEQPIVFALSNPTSKAECSAEDAYRYTEGRALFACGSPYDPVKLSGRTFVPRQGNNSYIFPGVGLGVIASRSRLVTDEMFMAAAHTLADCVGKDDLAQGSLYPALPRIREVSARIAAAVADVAYQRGLADGPAPNDVKELVQSQMYEPAY from the coding sequence GTGAATAGACCTGCTCGGGTCAGCGCCCATTCGACATCATCCGACACCGCGCACGGCATGACGCTTCTGCGCGATCCCTTGCTCAACAAGGGCACCGCCTTCACCGAAGCGGAGCGCGCTGCGCTCGGCCTGCGCGGCCTGTTGCCGCCTTGCGTACTGACGATGGAGACGCAAGCCGAGCGCGTGCTCACCAACCTCCGCACCCTGCCGACGGATCTGGAAAAATACGTCGCGCTGAATGCGCTGCATGACCGCAACGAGGCGCTGTTCTTCCGCGTCGTCGTCGACAATATCGACGAGATCCAGCCGATCATCTACACGCCGACGGTCGGGCTCGCCTGCCAGAAATACGGCCTGATCTTCCAGCGGCCGCGCGGCATGTTCATCTCCTCGCGCGATCGCGGCCAGATCGCGGAGATTCTGAAGAACTGGCCCTATCCCGCAAAACTGATCGTCGTCACCGACGGCGAACGCATCCTCGGCCTCGGCGATCTCGGCGCCAACGGCATGGGCATTCCGGTCGGAAAGCTCTCGCTCTATTCGGCCTGCGCCGGCGTTCACCCCGAGCAATGCCTGCCCATCGTGCTCGACGTCGGCACCAACAACGAAGAGCTCTTGAACGATCCCTATTATATCGGCTTGCGCGAGCGCCGGCTCACGGGCGAGGCCTATGACAGCTTCGTCGACGAGTTCATGCAGGCGGCGCGCAAGACCTTCCCGGGCGTGCTGATCCAGTTCGAGGATTTCGCCAATCACTCGGCGTTCAAGCTGCTGCACAAATACCGGGATGAGGCCTGCGTCTTCAACGACGACATCCAGGGCACCGCGGCGGTGGCGCTCGCGGGCCTGTTCTCGGCGCTGCGCGTCTCCGGCGGCAAGTTGAAGGACCAGCGGATCCTGTTCCTCGGCGCGGGCGAAGCGGCGACCGGCATCGCCGATCTCGTGGTCTCCGCCATGATGGCGGAGGGCGCGTCGGAAGCCGAAGCGCTCCGTCGCAACTGGCTGGTGGATTCCCGCGGCCTGGTCGTTGGCGGTCGTGACGGCTTGCACGGCCACAAGCTGCGCTACGCCCATACGGGCCAAGCGCCGATCGTCGACTTCCTCACCGCGATCAAGACGCTGAAGCCGACGGCGATCATCGGCGTCGCCGCGGTCGGCGGCGCGTTCACGCCCGACGTGCTCAAGGCGATGGCCGCGCTCAACGAGCAGCCGATCGTGTTCGCACTCTCCAACCCGACCTCGAAGGCGGAATGCTCGGCGGAGGATGCCTACCGCTACACCGAGGGCCGCGCGCTGTTCGCCTGCGGCAGTCCGTATGATCCGGTGAAGCTGAGCGGCCGCACCTTCGTGCCGCGTCAGGGCAACAACTCCTACATCTTCCCCGGCGTCGGTCTCGGCGTCATCGCCAGCCGCTCGCGCCTCGTCACCGACGAGATGTTCATGGCCGCCGCCCATACGCTCGCCGACTGCGTCGGCAAGGACGACCTCGCGCAAGGCAGCCTCTACCCGGCGCTGCCCCGCATCCGCGAGGTCTCGGCGCGGATTGCGGCGGCTGTGGCCGATGTCGCCTATCAGCGCGGGCTCGCGGATGGCCCGGCGCCGAACGACGTGAAAGAGCTCGTGCAGTCGCAGATGTACGAGCCGGCGTACTGA
- a CDS encoding BlaI/MecI/CopY family transcriptional regulator, producing the protein MDDRLPELGDLEREVMQLVWAHGPVTAEIVRERLSRRLKESTVRTVLRRLEEKGYANHTVDGRTYVYTAAEPRAKVAAKAVQRIVDWFCNGSIEEVLVGMVDNAMLDQQQLRTLADQVAKAKKARGVKKE; encoded by the coding sequence ATGGACGATCGTTTGCCCGAACTGGGAGACCTCGAGCGCGAGGTCATGCAATTGGTTTGGGCCCATGGTCCCGTCACGGCCGAAATCGTGCGTGAGCGGCTGTCGCGGCGCCTGAAGGAGTCGACCGTGCGCACCGTGCTGCGCCGGCTCGAAGAAAAAGGCTATGCTAACCACACCGTGGACGGACGGACCTATGTCTACACCGCCGCCGAACCACGCGCGAAGGTCGCCGCCAAGGCGGTGCAGCGCATCGTCGACTGGTTCTGCAACGGCTCGATCGAGGAAGTCCTCGTCGGCATGGTGGACAATGCGATGCTCGACCAGCAGCAGCTGCGCACGCTGGCCGATCAGGTGGCCAAGGCGAAGAAGGCGAGGGGAGTGAAGAAAGAATGA
- a CDS encoding M56 family metallopeptidase, producing the protein MIATLAEAALRSLVLGGVVWFGLYLFRVRNPHVHMTAWIVVLLASLAMPFVMHWPTLTITRLPLPMPMPDDVVPADISMLETPQPALAMPPGAAVVAPARGGFSINWWLVATIVYAGVAGLLLLRLAIGLCLTWRLARAAQPVSGATMIGADVRVSRDVGGPVTFGSTILVPPQFAGWDAKKRLAVLAHEGAHVANGDFYILLLASLNRAVFWFSPFSWWQLARLAELAEIISDAEAIEVIDDRLSYAEILLDFASTVKPRPVELAMARASTVRARVERIIAAAAMPVAVGWRKRLWIAAAIVPAVIVSAGMIAYRTPEPAPVAAETGEVPAQHYRPFVNFYAMGPSSVFAIFREGDELYGQLTGQRRLRLTVGSDGTASYAASSGEITFSAEAERRSSELMLRMNGRDIRAVRVAEMPTAAAEPAALDQYVGWYRVAPNRVLTVRRDGDRLQVQETVQGQAALLTEGTDVFSIHGDNLLIFLRDAQAKVSRVLVQNAVFGARLAPRIDAAVAQAIEADFARRVAEVPDRFREQVPVAGGKDLILRGIEDLRRGTPNYDRMSAPLAAKIHRQLNETQATFAALGAVEWLFFRGVGPGGYDIYGAKFENGTAEFRLLLEPDGKVGDVLFRADGNDELGGIVLCAEEANVRGYAGTSPIRIMVYNEMGEDIQVFNLDAGGNRRMQSLVRPNATWAATTTVNNPWVIADKSGRCMEILVPGRQTRFHNVEASNIGAKPGRAARRAVPIANGEEMLRRYIESVGKGRPDYEHMTPEVADLTRQQLPFDQAILARLGALRAVSFRGVTALDSDIYVAQFANGSAEWRIGVRNGTITKIALGPNF; encoded by the coding sequence ATGATCGCAACTCTGGCGGAGGCGGCGCTGCGCTCCCTTGTGCTGGGAGGCGTCGTCTGGTTCGGTCTTTATCTTTTTCGCGTGCGAAATCCACACGTCCACATGACGGCGTGGATCGTCGTGCTGCTGGCGTCGCTGGCGATGCCTTTCGTGATGCATTGGCCGACGCTGACCATCACGCGGCTGCCTCTGCCGATGCCCATGCCGGACGATGTCGTTCCGGCCGACATCTCGATGCTGGAGACGCCGCAGCCAGCCCTGGCGATGCCGCCGGGCGCCGCCGTCGTGGCGCCGGCGAGGGGCGGGTTCTCGATCAATTGGTGGCTGGTCGCCACCATCGTCTATGCCGGCGTCGCCGGGCTGCTCTTGCTGCGGCTCGCCATCGGCCTCTGCCTGACCTGGCGCCTGGCGCGGGCGGCGCAGCCCGTGAGCGGCGCGACCATGATCGGAGCCGACGTGCGCGTCAGCCGCGACGTCGGCGGTCCGGTCACCTTCGGCTCGACCATCCTGGTGCCGCCGCAATTTGCCGGCTGGGACGCGAAGAAGCGCCTCGCGGTGCTCGCGCATGAAGGCGCGCATGTCGCCAATGGCGATTTCTACATCCTGCTGCTGGCCTCGCTCAACCGCGCGGTGTTCTGGTTCAGCCCGTTCTCGTGGTGGCAGCTCGCGCGCCTCGCCGAGCTCGCCGAGATCATCAGCGACGCCGAGGCGATCGAGGTGATCGACGACCGGCTGTCCTATGCCGAAATCCTGCTGGATTTCGCCAGCACCGTGAAACCGCGGCCGGTGGAGCTCGCGATGGCGCGCGCCTCGACCGTGCGCGCCCGTGTCGAGCGCATCATCGCGGCGGCCGCGATGCCCGTCGCGGTCGGCTGGCGCAAGCGGCTGTGGATCGCGGCCGCGATCGTTCCAGCCGTGATCGTGTCCGCCGGCATGATCGCCTATCGCACACCCGAGCCCGCGCCCGTCGCCGCCGAGACCGGCGAGGTGCCGGCCCAGCATTATCGCCCCTTCGTCAATTTCTATGCCATGGGGCCGTCTTCCGTGTTCGCCATCTTCCGCGAGGGCGACGAGCTCTATGGCCAGCTCACCGGGCAGCGCAGGCTGCGCCTGACGGTCGGCAGCGACGGCACCGCGTCCTACGCGGCCTCGTCCGGCGAGATCACGTTCTCGGCTGAGGCGGAGCGCCGCTCCTCCGAGCTGATGCTGCGCATGAACGGCCGCGACATTCGCGCGGTTCGCGTCGCCGAGATGCCGACGGCGGCGGCCGAGCCCGCAGCGCTTGATCAATATGTCGGCTGGTACAGGGTCGCGCCGAACCGCGTGCTCACCGTGCGCCGCGACGGCGATCGTCTCCAGGTGCAGGAAACCGTGCAGGGCCAGGCGGCGCTCCTCACCGAGGGGACCGACGTCTTCTCGATCCATGGCGACAATCTCTTGATCTTCCTGCGCGACGCGCAGGCCAAGGTCTCGCGGGTTCTCGTCCAGAACGCGGTGTTCGGCGCGCGGCTTGCGCCGCGGATCGACGCGGCGGTGGCGCAGGCGATCGAGGCCGATTTCGCGCGCCGTGTCGCGGAAGTTCCGGATCGCTTCCGGGAGCAGGTCCCGGTCGCCGGCGGCAAGGACTTGATCTTGCGCGGGATCGAGGACTTACGGCGCGGTACGCCGAACTACGATCGCATGAGCGCCCCGCTGGCTGCCAAGATCCATCGTCAGCTCAATGAAACGCAGGCGACGTTCGCGGCGCTCGGCGCAGTCGAGTGGCTCTTCTTCCGCGGCGTCGGCCCCGGCGGCTACGACATCTATGGCGCGAAGTTCGAGAACGGCACGGCGGAATTCCGCCTGCTGCTCGAGCCCGACGGCAAGGTTGGCGACGTGCTGTTCCGGGCCGACGGCAACGACGAACTCGGCGGCATTGTGCTTTGCGCGGAGGAGGCGAATGTGCGCGGCTACGCCGGGACGTCGCCGATCAGGATCATGGTCTATAACGAGATGGGCGAGGACATCCAGGTCTTCAATCTCGATGCCGGCGGCAATCGCAGGATGCAGAGCCTCGTCAGGCCCAACGCGACCTGGGCCGCGACCACCACCGTGAACAATCCGTGGGTGATCGCCGACAAGTCGGGGCGGTGCATGGAGATCCTGGTGCCGGGCCGGCAGACCCGCTTTCACAATGTGGAAGCCTCGAATATCGGTGCCAAGCCGGGACGCGCGGCACGCCGCGCCGTTCCGATCGCCAATGGCGAGGAGATGCTGCGCCGTTACATCGAGAGCGTCGGCAAGGGCCGGCCGGACTACGAGCACATGACGCCGGAGGTGGCCGACCTCACGCGCCAGCAGCTTCCGTTCGACCAGGCGATCCTGGCGCGGTTAGGTGCGCTGCGCGCGGTCTCCTTCCGCGGCGTCACCGCGCTCGACAGCGACATCTACGTCGCCCAGTTCGCCAACGGCTCGGCGGAGTGGCGCATCGGCGTCAGGAACGGCACGATCACGAAAATCGCGCTCGGGCCGAATTTCTAA
- a CDS encoding DUF1800 domain-containing protein has protein sequence MSNSAKAEAVLALHRFGMGPRPGSIAAVGTDPRGALIAELERPLTLTGAASLPTSAKAYRTVADANARRTARAKQAQQQAKKQQMAATQLATGEQGQAQAQAEGQAPAQGQEKDAAEMAAKQAADAIPDPGRPIYLQEAKLRTEAALSAEIGFAERLVWFWSNHFCISANRIQSMSGAYEREAVRANALGRFVDLLLATEGHPAMLFYLDNLESMGANSTAGINRSRGLNENFAREIMELHTLGVRTGYTQDDVISFANVLTGWTLVPPGADPTHGGEFTFNPRLHEPGGQTVLGKRYDQDDAEQGRAVLRDLAAHPATATHVATKLARHFVADEPPPALIEQLAKTFRDTEGDLKQVAIAMVSSDDAWRGPPSKLKRPGEWVIGMVRATGITVVDPVRYTGGQELLGEPLWRPSMPKGYPDDEVSWIDGVGRRLDVANNFAERITGMADPQVIIEDVFASQIGSEVKQAVGRAESRQQALALLFMSADFQRR, from the coding sequence ATGAGCAATTCCGCAAAGGCCGAAGCTGTGCTGGCGCTTCATCGCTTCGGGATGGGGCCGCGACCGGGATCGATTGCCGCTGTCGGGACGGACCCGCGCGGTGCGCTGATCGCAGAGCTCGAGCGGCCGCTCACGCTGACCGGAGCGGCCAGTCTTCCGACGAGTGCGAAGGCCTATCGCACTGTGGCCGACGCCAATGCGCGGCGCACCGCGCGCGCCAAGCAGGCGCAGCAACAGGCCAAGAAGCAGCAGATGGCTGCGACGCAGCTTGCTACGGGCGAGCAAGGTCAGGCTCAGGCGCAGGCCGAGGGGCAGGCGCCGGCGCAAGGCCAGGAGAAGGACGCCGCCGAGATGGCGGCAAAGCAGGCGGCCGACGCCATTCCCGATCCCGGCCGCCCCATCTACTTGCAGGAAGCCAAGCTGCGCACAGAGGCCGCGCTGTCCGCCGAGATCGGTTTTGCCGAGCGGCTGGTGTGGTTCTGGTCCAATCATTTCTGCATCTCGGCCAACCGGATCCAGAGCATGTCCGGCGCCTATGAGCGCGAAGCGGTGCGCGCCAATGCGCTCGGCCGCTTCGTCGATCTGCTGCTGGCCACCGAAGGCCATCCGGCGATGCTGTTCTATCTCGACAATCTGGAATCGATGGGTGCCAACTCGACGGCGGGAATCAATCGCAGCCGCGGCCTCAACGAGAACTTTGCGCGCGAGATCATGGAGCTGCATACGCTTGGCGTGCGCACCGGCTACACCCAGGACGACGTCATCAGCTTCGCCAACGTGCTGACCGGCTGGACCCTGGTGCCTCCGGGCGCTGATCCCACTCACGGCGGTGAGTTCACCTTCAATCCGCGTCTGCACGAGCCCGGCGGGCAGACAGTGCTCGGCAAGCGCTACGACCAGGACGACGCCGAGCAGGGCCGCGCCGTGCTGCGCGACCTCGCCGCGCATCCGGCGACCGCAACCCATGTCGCAACCAAGCTCGCGCGGCACTTCGTTGCGGACGAGCCGCCACCGGCGCTGATCGAGCAGCTCGCGAAGACCTTTCGCGACACCGAAGGCGATCTCAAGCAGGTCGCGATCGCGATGGTGTCGTCGGACGACGCCTGGCGCGGGCCGCCGTCGAAGCTCAAGCGTCCCGGCGAATGGGTCATCGGCATGGTGCGCGCGACCGGGATCACGGTCGTCGATCCCGTCCGCTACACCGGCGGCCAGGAGCTGCTCGGCGAGCCGCTGTGGCGTCCATCGATGCCCAAGGGCTATCCGGACGACGAGGTGAGCTGGATCGATGGCGTCGGCCGGCGGCTCGACGTCGCCAACAATTTCGCCGAGCGCATCACCGGCATGGCCGATCCGCAAGTGATCATCGAGGACGTGTTTGCATCGCAGATCGGGAGCGAGGTGAAGCAGGCGGTCGGCCGCGCCGAGAGCCGGCAGCAGGCGCTGGCGCTGCTGTTCATGTCGGCGGATTTTCAGAGGAGGTGA
- a CDS encoding DUF1501 domain-containing protein, which yields MGLDHHLPTRRELLVGSGALFAWSQMPRIARAEGRDPRLLVIVLRGALDGLGAVAPVGDPDWASLRGDRALLLDGKPPALPLDSFFALNPAMPNLHRLYRNGKAAIVHATATPYRERSHFDGQDVLESGISKPGVTASGWLNRALLAMESGGRVDPRGSRALGIGSVTPLVVRGSAPVMTWVPQKLLPASEDTQNRLLDLYQHTDPKLATVLQARMRLASLGGAPGAGDPMSDDPTLAPPGIARVRAYFAEAAGTAARYLAKPDGPRVGAMGFVGWDTHIAEGAASGQLYNLLGALDGAFAAIESNMGEAWKETVVAVVTEFGRTARINGTEGTDHGTGTIAFLIGGGLAGGRVIADWPGLKPAQLLEDRDLKPTTDLRAVLKGLLRDHLRVEEKVLAETVFPGSAEIKPMGGLLG from the coding sequence ATGGGCCTTGATCATCATCTGCCCACGCGGCGCGAGCTTCTGGTCGGCTCCGGCGCGCTGTTCGCGTGGAGCCAGATGCCGCGGATCGCGCGCGCCGAAGGCCGCGACCCGCGCCTGCTCGTGATCGTGCTGCGCGGCGCGCTCGATGGCCTCGGTGCGGTCGCGCCGGTCGGCGATCCCGACTGGGCCTCCTTGCGCGGCGATCGCGCGCTGCTGCTGGACGGCAAGCCGCCGGCGCTGCCGCTCGATTCCTTCTTCGCGCTCAACCCGGCAATGCCGAACCTGCATCGGCTCTACAGAAACGGCAAGGCCGCGATCGTTCACGCCACCGCGACGCCCTATCGCGAGCGCTCGCATTTCGACGGCCAGGACGTGCTGGAGAGCGGCATCTCGAAACCCGGCGTGACCGCGTCGGGATGGCTCAACCGCGCGCTGCTTGCGATGGAATCCGGCGGGCGCGTCGACCCGCGCGGCAGCCGCGCGCTCGGCATCGGCTCGGTGACGCCGCTGGTGGTGCGCGGCTCGGCGCCTGTGATGACATGGGTGCCGCAAAAGCTGCTGCCGGCGAGCGAGGACACGCAGAACCGCCTGCTCGATCTCTACCAGCACACCGATCCGAAGCTTGCGACCGTGCTCCAGGCGCGGATGAGGCTGGCTTCGCTCGGCGGCGCGCCGGGCGCGGGCGATCCAATGTCTGATGATCCGACCCTGGCGCCTCCGGGCATCGCGCGTGTGCGCGCCTATTTTGCCGAAGCCGCCGGCACCGCCGCGCGCTATCTCGCAAAGCCCGACGGCCCGCGCGTCGGCGCGATGGGCTTCGTCGGCTGGGATACGCACATCGCGGAAGGTGCAGCCTCCGGCCAGCTCTACAATCTGCTCGGCGCGCTCGACGGCGCGTTCGCGGCGATCGAGAGCAACATGGGCGAGGCGTGGAAGGAGACCGTGGTCGCCGTCGTCACCGAGTTCGGCCGCACGGCGCGCATCAACGGCACCGAAGGTACCGATCACGGTACGGGCACGATCGCCTTCCTCATCGGCGGCGGACTCGCCGGCGGCCGCGTGATCGCGGACTGGCCGGGCCTGAAGCCGGCGCAACTACTCGAGGATCGCGACCTCAAGCCGACCACGGATCTCCGTGCCGTGCTGAAGGGCCTGCTCAGGGATCATCTGCGCGTCGAGGAGAAGGTGCTGGCAGAGACAGTCTTCCCCGGCAGCGCTGAGATCAAACCGATGGGAGGCCTGCTCGGCTGA
- a CDS encoding septal ring lytic transglycosylase RlpA family protein, translating to MSRIASAETARMSLVTSSRLLLVIVGAASLAACAQSPVGRQRADLGTSRQAMIERPHRIAAFHPRPIHRARVPDKTREAKSASHGVASFYSDTETASGEKFDKNELTAAHPTLPFGTKLRVTDVSSGRFVTVRVNDRGPFVRGRVVDISPSAAEALGMVDKGVTNVRLDVVR from the coding sequence ATGTCTCGCATTGCAAGTGCCGAAACTGCCCGGATGTCCCTGGTAACTTCGAGCCGGCTGTTGCTGGTCATCGTCGGTGCCGCTTCGCTCGCCGCGTGCGCGCAATCGCCGGTCGGCCGCCAGAGGGCGGATCTCGGCACCAGCCGCCAAGCTATGATCGAGCGGCCGCACAGGATCGCGGCATTCCATCCGCGGCCGATCCACCGGGCGCGCGTTCCTGATAAAACTCGCGAGGCAAAAAGCGCCTCGCATGGCGTTGCCAGCTTCTATTCGGATACGGAAACCGCGAGCGGCGAGAAGTTCGACAAGAACGAATTGACCGCGGCCCATCCGACCCTGCCGTTCGGCACCAAGCTGCGTGTCACCGATGTTTCCTCCGGCCGCTTCGTCACCGTCAGGGTCAACGATCGCGGGCCGTTCGTTCGCGGACGCGTGGTCGACATCTCGCCGTCCGCGGCCGAGGCGCTCGGCATGGTCGACAAGGGCGTCACCAATGTCAGGCTCGACGTCGTGCGCTAG
- a CDS encoding alpha/beta hydrolase fold domain-containing protein: protein MPDAMVATRASETTRGTAQEVDVAVVGAGFAGLYLLHRLRKAGFSTVGLEEAGDVGGTWYWNRYPGARCDIQTIDYSYTFDPELESAWTWSEKYATQPEILRYLGFVADRYDLRRDIRFKTKVTEARWDEAAKRWQLTTDNGAPVSCRHYIMATGCLSTPKPPEIDGVKDFEGKVYFTGRWPHDGVDLAGKRVAVIGTGSSAIQSIPLIAEQAAHLTVFQRTPNFALPAGNGPAPEDRRTFFESDRAAYREQARQSMAGVPYPQQTVVSWQLSDAERRERFERAWAAGDLVHILTQLWADQAVDVDGNKIVQDLIREKIRAAVKDPETAAALTPHDHPFGAKRPCLDTNYYATYNRPNVTLVNLREEPIKAITATGITTAKRNVDVDVIVFATGFDAMTGAIRAVHPITGRGGKSLTDVWAQGPQTYLGLTVEGFPNFFMITGPGSPSVLSNMAVSIEQHVDWVVDRLAALRDAGFNTMEPTETAQAGWGRHMADCSMLTLHRLANTWYTGANVPGLMPYTGGVGPYRSICDEVVGRGMLGFRLTGANGTEQCNDGEVVRLQPDVRLVMNLLTSLNLPPIESMGAFGARAFVNEFNKGRPAGRPIGEIVDGTLPGADGPLPYRAYKPATPGPHQVVVYFHGGGWVLGDEQSDEPFCRDMVRRTGMMFVSVGYRHAPEHRFPAAAEDGYAAARWIAEHATEFGGRPGPVLVAGWSAGGNIAAVTCQLARDRGGPEIAGQLLVCPVTDCTFDRPSYNDNAIGYFLTRSLMYWFWDLYCSPADRTDPRVSPLRGKVERLPPAFVVTCEFDPLRDEGIAYAEAMQAAGVPVEQLKARGHFHSSFAMVDVVITGVQGRVQMAEALRRFAGLPPEVSRGDETSHGHVSPGHKIAAAAS, encoded by the coding sequence ATGCCTGACGCAATGGTTGCGACACGTGCCTCCGAGACGACGCGCGGAACCGCCCAAGAGGTCGACGTTGCCGTGGTCGGCGCCGGATTTGCCGGCCTCTATCTGCTCCACCGCCTGCGCAAGGCTGGCTTCTCGACGGTCGGTCTCGAAGAGGCCGGCGACGTCGGCGGCACCTGGTACTGGAACCGCTATCCCGGCGCGCGCTGCGATATCCAGACCATCGACTACAGCTACACCTTCGATCCTGAACTCGAGAGTGCCTGGACCTGGTCGGAGAAATACGCGACGCAGCCCGAGATCCTGCGCTATCTCGGCTTCGTCGCCGACCGCTACGACCTCAGGCGCGACATCCGCTTCAAGACCAAGGTCACCGAAGCCAGATGGGACGAGGCGGCCAAGCGTTGGCAGCTCACGACCGACAACGGCGCGCCGGTCTCCTGCCGCCACTACATCATGGCCACCGGCTGCCTCTCCACGCCGAAGCCGCCGGAGATCGACGGCGTCAAGGATTTCGAGGGCAAGGTCTATTTCACCGGGCGCTGGCCGCACGATGGCGTCGATCTCGCCGGCAAGCGCGTCGCGGTGATCGGCACGGGATCGTCGGCGATTCAATCGATCCCGTTGATCGCCGAGCAGGCCGCGCATCTCACCGTATTCCAGCGCACGCCGAATTTTGCGCTGCCCGCGGGTAACGGTCCGGCGCCGGAAGATCGCAGGACTTTCTTTGAAAGCGACCGCGCGGCCTATCGCGAGCAGGCGCGTCAGTCGATGGCCGGCGTGCCCTATCCGCAGCAGACGGTGGTGAGCTGGCAATTGAGTGATGCCGAGCGTCGCGAGCGGTTCGAGCGCGCCTGGGCGGCCGGCGACCTCGTCCACATCCTGACGCAGCTTTGGGCCGATCAGGCCGTTGACGTCGACGGCAACAAGATCGTCCAGGACCTGATCCGGGAGAAGATCCGCGCTGCCGTCAAGGACCCCGAGACGGCCGCGGCTCTGACGCCGCACGATCATCCCTTCGGCGCCAAGCGTCCGTGCCTCGACACCAATTATTACGCGACCTACAACCGGCCGAACGTCACGCTGGTCAATCTGCGCGAAGAGCCGATCAAGGCGATCACCGCAACCGGGATCACCACGGCCAAGCGCAATGTCGATGTCGACGTCATCGTGTTCGCGACCGGCTTCGACGCCATGACCGGCGCGATCCGTGCCGTGCACCCGATCACCGGACGCGGCGGCAAGTCGCTCACCGACGTCTGGGCACAGGGTCCACAGACTTATCTCGGGCTCACGGTCGAAGGCTTCCCGAACTTCTTCATGATCACCGGGCCCGGCAGCCCGTCGGTGCTCTCGAACATGGCGGTGTCGATCGAGCAGCATGTCGACTGGGTCGTGGATCGTCTCGCTGCTCTGCGCGACGCCGGCTTCAACACGATGGAGCCGACCGAGACGGCGCAGGCCGGCTGGGGCCGGCACATGGCCGACTGCTCGATGCTGACGCTGCACCGGCTCGCCAACACCTGGTACACGGGCGCCAACGTGCCGGGCCTGATGCCCTATACCGGCGGCGTTGGTCCCTATCGCAGCATCTGCGACGAGGTCGTCGGCCGCGGCATGCTCGGCTTCAGGCTCACCGGCGCGAACGGCACCGAGCAGTGCAATGACGGCGAAGTCGTGCGCCTGCAGCCCGATGTGCGGCTGGTCATGAACCTGCTCACGTCGCTCAACCTGCCGCCGATCGAGTCGATGGGCGCGTTCGGCGCGCGCGCCTTCGTCAACGAATTCAACAAGGGCCGGCCTGCGGGACGGCCGATCGGCGAGATCGTCGACGGCACCCTGCCCGGCGCCGACGGCCCGCTGCCTTACCGCGCCTACAAGCCGGCGACGCCGGGACCGCATCAGGTCGTGGTCTATTTCCACGGCGGCGGCTGGGTGCTCGGAGACGAACAGTCGGACGAGCCGTTCTGCCGCGACATGGTGCGGCGGACCGGCATGATGTTCGTCAGCGTCGGCTATCGCCACGCGCCGGAGCATCGTTTCCCGGCCGCCGCCGAGGACGGCTATGCGGCGGCGCGCTGGATCGCCGAGCACGCCACCGAGTTCGGCGGCAGACCGGGGCCGGTGCTGGTCGCGGGCTGGAGCGCCGGCGGCAACATCGCCGCCGTCACCTGCCAGCTCGCGCGCGACCGCGGCGGGCCTGAGATCGCCGGTCAATTGCTGGTGTGTCCGGTGACGGACTGCACCTTCGATCGTCCGTCCTACAACGACAATGCGATCGGCTATTTCCTGACGCGCTCGCTGATGTACTGGTTCTGGGACCTCTACTGCTCACCGGCCGACCGCACCGATCCGCGCGTCTCGCCGCTGCGTGGCAAGGTCGAAAGGCTGCCGCCGGCCTTCGTCGTCACCTGCGAGTTCGATCCGCTGCGCGACGAGGGCATCGCCTATGCCGAGGCGATGCAGGCTGCCGGCGTCCCCGTCGAACAGCTGAAGGCACGCGGCCATTTCCACTCGTCCTTTGCGATGGTCGACGTGGTGATCACTGGCGTGCAGGGCCGGGTACAGATGGCCGAAGCGCTGCGGCGCTTTGCCGGGCTTCCGCCGGAGGTCAGTCGCGGCGACGAGACCAGCCACGGTCATGTCAGTCCGGGGCACAAGATCGCAGCTGCCGCGAGCTGA